The proteins below are encoded in one region of Styela clava chromosome 4, kaStyClav1.hap1.2, whole genome shotgun sequence:
- the LOC120326087 gene encoding glutathione-specific gamma-glutamylcyclotransferase 1-like — MAPYSKYDSSYIMSKTLEDITLINNQKILQPEFSEFVDYIKIEDGEPVLWIYGYGSLIWLPKFEYSKSEVGFVEGFAIRFWQGNTTHRGTPDAPGRVATLIEDRCSVTWGRSFQLRGMKQINEALKHLCTREMKLGGYKYECMNFHVHDSDKKETLQAITFVATPDNKHYLGPASINEIAATIVYSQGKSGPNLEYLFRLTDSLREINPQIVDEHLWDIENECHNLLKRRRSNDTSEFQAGQIDGQLMHKDAAADSTNRSFVSSLNFNNSFCNIRPE, encoded by the exons atGGCTCCATATTCAAAATACGACAGTTCTTATATAATGAGTAAGACGCTGGAAGATATAACtttaataaacaatcaaaaaataCTGCAGCCGGAATTTTCAGAATTCGTCGATTATATCAAAATAGAGGATGGTGAACCTGTGTTGTGGATATACGGATATGGTTCCTTGATATGGCTACCTAAGTTTGAGTACAGCAAATCTGAGGTAGGATTCGTCGAAGGGTTTGCTATTCGATTTTGGCAAGGAAATACAACACATCGTGGAACACCAGACGCG ccTGGTAGAGTGGCGACACTTATCGAGGATAGATGTTCAGTAACTTGGGGAAGATCGTTTCAACTTCGAggaatgaaacaaataaatgaagcTCTCAAACATCTGTGCACACGCGAGATGAAACTAGGTGGCTACAAATACGAATGCATGAATTTCCATGTTCATGACTCGGACAAAAAAGAAACCCTACAGGCTATTACATTTGTGGCAACCCCAGATAACAAGCACTATCTTGGGCCTGCTTCAATAAACGAAATCGCAGCCACGATTGTTTATTCACAAGGAAAAAGCGGTCCAAACTTGGAATATTTATTTCGCCTGACCGACAGTTTACGTGAAATCAATCCACAAATTGTTGACGAGCATTTGTGGGACATTGAGAACGAGTGCCACAACCTACTCAAACGGCGCCGCAGTAATGACACTTCTGAGTTCCAAGCTGGCCAAATTGATGGCCAATTGATGCATAAGGACGCTGCAGCTGATTCCACCAACCGCTCTTTTGTCTCAAGCCTGAATTTTAATAATAGTTTTTGTAATATCAGGCCAGAATAA